One window from the genome of Cricetulus griseus strain 17A/GY chromosome 2, alternate assembly CriGri-PICRH-1.0, whole genome shotgun sequence encodes:
- the Mpc1 gene encoding mitochondrial pyruvate carrier 1 isoform X1, protein MHFWGPVANWGLPIAAINDMKKSPEIISGRMTFALCCYSLTFMRFAYKVQPRNWLLFACHVTNEVAQLIQGGRLINYEMSKKASS, encoded by the exons ATG CACTTCTGGGGCCCAGTTGCCAACTGGGGTCTCCCCATTGCTGCCATCAATGACATGAAGAAGTCTCCAGAGATTATCAGTGGGCGGATGACCTTCG CCCTCTGTTGCTATTCCTTGACATTCATGAGATTTGCCTACAAGGTACAGCCTCGAAACTGGCTTCTGTTTGCGTGCCATGTAACAAACGAAGTAGCCCAGCTCATTCAGGGAGGACGGCTTATCAACTATGA GATGAGTAAGAAGGCGTCTTCGTAG
- the Mpc1 gene encoding mitochondrial pyruvate carrier 1 isoform X2, with product MAGALVRKAADYVRSKDFRDYLMSTHFWGPVANWGLPIAAINDMKKSPEIISGRMTFALCCYSLTFMRFAYKVQPRNWLLFACHVTNEVAQLIQGGRLINYEMSKKASS from the exons ATGGCTGGGGCGCTGGTGCGCAAAGCGGCGGACTATGTCCGCAGCAAGGACTTCCGGGACTATCTCATGAG CACG CACTTCTGGGGCCCAGTTGCCAACTGGGGTCTCCCCATTGCTGCCATCAATGACATGAAGAAGTCTCCAGAGATTATCAGTGGGCGGATGACCTTCG CCCTCTGTTGCTATTCCTTGACATTCATGAGATTTGCCTACAAGGTACAGCCTCGAAACTGGCTTCTGTTTGCGTGCCATGTAACAAACGAAGTAGCCCAGCTCATTCAGGGAGGACGGCTTATCAACTATGA GATGAGTAAGAAGGCGTCTTCGTAG